The Neoarius graeffei isolate fNeoGra1 chromosome 10, fNeoGra1.pri, whole genome shotgun sequence genome has a segment encoding these proteins:
- the csf1b gene encoding macrophage colony-stimulating factor 1b, with protein MSQMTLYTSAHILHQTQVKSVCVLVLLYIPLSMMDIPGPCRHSITKDHLLQISNLINNQLRNGCSISYLFIEKRHMSSVCYVKAALPHVLDLLSTHFRYSRGTENALSVRSLQNLIHNIYSQHCVPPLNEEFEEDPVAFLKQFTDSPVQALQRVKEVLDIYLQLITQTHTTVDWSCTVEYSNYTTVVLTELPSTYSTETTLVMLGQNKQDSSDLSFYKLGFVVLAVSGGIVLLIIVSYLIHRKRKRFYPLQRQDMDLDTWSNVSHLDFCSTAFNRTDLII; from the exons gtgaagagtgtgtgtgttcttgtgctCCTGTATATTCCTCTGTCTATGATGGACATCCCTGGACCATGCAGGCACTCCATAACTAAAGATCACCTGCTCCAGATAAGTAATCTA ATCAATAACCAGCTGAGGAATGGATGTTCAATATCCTACTTGTTTATTGAGAAGAGACACATG AGCTCAGTGTGCTATGTAAAGGCGGCTCTTCCACATGTGCTGGATTTGCTGAGTACCCACTTCAGATATTCCCGAGGCACAGAGAACGCTCTGTCAGTCCGTTCTCTACAGAACCTCATACACAACATCTACTCGCAGCACTGTGTGCCACCGCTTAATGAAGAATTCGAG GAGGACCCAGTGGCATTTCTGAAGCAGTTCACAGATTCCCCTGTTCAAGCCTTACAGAGAGTCAAGGAAGTGCTGGATATCTACCTCCAGCtcatcacacaaacacacacaactgTGGACTGGAGCTGCACAGTGGAATACAGCAACTACACAACTGTTGTCCTTACAGAGCTGCCCAGCACATATAGTACAG AGACCACACTTGTGATGCTGGGACAGAATAAGCAGGACTCGTCTGATTTGAGTTTCTATAAACTGGGCTTCGTCGTGTTAGCAGTGAGTGGGGGAATCGTCCTGCTCATCATTGTCTCTTACCTCATACACAGAAAGAGAAAG AGATTTTATCCACTTCAGAGACAAGACATGGATCTAGACACATG GTCCAACGTCAGTCATTTGGATTTCTGCTCAACAGCTTTTAATCGAACGGATCTGATAATCTGA